The Streptomyces luteogriseus genome includes a window with the following:
- a CDS encoding sugar ABC transporter substrate-binding protein, whose amino-acid sequence MALAVSVSALSLAACGDGGSDDSAAKKGNDITVGLLLPDRDTARFEKFDYPLIRQEVASLTENKGTVRYANAEASVTRQSEQFRKMIADKVDVILVDALNSKTIATDVQKAKDAGIPVIAYDRLAEGPIDAYVSHDNELVGQVQGRAIIGELGDKAEKSKVVMMNGDPGDPNTARFKDGALSELRGQVDIVKEYDTKEWKPAIAKANMKKAIQSVGLNNIAAVYSANDGMAGAVIEALQEAGTTRMPPVTGQDANLDAVQRVVSGEQYMTVYKSFLLEATNAAKIAVAKVQGRAIEFAALTRETVDSPTQKSIPSMLVPVVALTKDNIKDTVITDGVYTVKDICTSKYKADCAAIGLD is encoded by the coding sequence ATGGCCCTGGCGGTCTCCGTATCGGCCCTGTCCCTCGCCGCCTGCGGCGATGGCGGGAGTGACGACTCCGCCGCGAAGAAGGGCAACGACATCACGGTGGGCCTGCTGCTGCCCGACCGCGACACGGCACGCTTCGAGAAGTTCGACTACCCCCTGATCAGGCAGGAGGTCGCGTCCCTCACGGAGAACAAGGGCACGGTCCGCTACGCCAACGCCGAGGCCAGCGTCACCAGACAGAGCGAGCAGTTCCGGAAGATGATCGCCGACAAGGTGGACGTCATCCTCGTCGACGCCCTCAACTCCAAGACCATTGCCACGGACGTCCAGAAGGCCAAGGACGCCGGTATCCCGGTCATCGCCTACGACCGGCTCGCCGAGGGCCCGATCGACGCCTACGTCTCCCACGACAACGAACTCGTGGGCCAGGTCCAGGGCCGCGCCATCATCGGGGAACTCGGCGACAAGGCCGAGAAGAGCAAGGTCGTCATGATGAACGGCGACCCCGGCGACCCGAACACCGCCCGGTTCAAGGACGGCGCGCTGAGCGAGCTCCGGGGCCAGGTGGACATCGTCAAGGAGTACGACACCAAGGAGTGGAAGCCCGCGATCGCCAAGGCCAACATGAAGAAGGCGATCCAGTCCGTCGGGCTGAACAACATCGCCGCCGTCTACTCGGCCAACGACGGCATGGCCGGCGCCGTCATCGAGGCGCTCCAGGAGGCCGGGACCACCAGGATGCCGCCGGTGACGGGGCAGGACGCCAACCTCGACGCGGTGCAGCGAGTCGTCTCCGGCGAGCAGTACATGACCGTGTACAAGTCCTTCCTGCTGGAGGCGACCAACGCCGCGAAGATCGCGGTGGCCAAGGTGCAGGGCCGCGCCATCGAGTTCGCGGCGCTGACCCGGGAGACGGTCGACAGCCCGACGCAGAAGAGCATCCCGTCGATGCTGGTGCCGGTGGTCGCCCTCACCAAGGACAACATCAAGGACACGGTGATCACGGACGGCGTGTACACGGTGAAGGACATCTGCACGTCCAAGTACAAGGCGGACTGCGCGGCCATCGGCCTCGACTAG
- a CDS encoding 3-oxoacyl-ACP reductase codes for MADRYLRLTGTAPGRFLTRRLGLPQPAALTRWSAERPALDGGLLHLTAGRSALDLAPVLARTGIGPAGSGRTERAADAPAAVVLDATGVRDVEALAAVHAALHPVVRSVASSGRVVVLGAPLDPADHHQAAAQQALEGFTRSLGKEIGRGRTVNLVRLTDAAAAESTLRFLLSPKSAYVSGQVIEVGAAREASAADREPTDADQDRPLSGRTALVTGAARGIGEAVAETLARDGARVVVLDVPQAEQDARRVAERLGGTALLLDMTFADAGARIAEALPDGLDLLIHNAGITRDRRLVNMPAERWISVLEVNLASVLRTTDALLKDGALKRGGRIVATASIAGLAGNAGQTNYGASKAGVVGLVRSLAPRALDEHGVTVNAVAPGFIETKMTAAVPLFIREAGRRMNSLAQGGLPADVAETTAWLAHPASGAVNGQVVRVCGQSLLGA; via the coding sequence ATGGCCGACCGCTATCTGCGCTTGACCGGCACCGCGCCCGGCCGCTTCCTCACCCGCCGGCTGGGGCTGCCGCAGCCCGCGGCGCTGACCCGCTGGTCCGCCGAGCGGCCCGCCCTCGACGGCGGCCTGCTGCACCTCACCGCCGGCCGGTCCGCCCTCGACCTGGCTCCGGTCCTGGCCCGCACCGGGATCGGCCCGGCCGGCTCAGGCCGAACCGAGCGGGCCGCCGACGCTCCGGCCGCCGTCGTCCTGGACGCGACCGGGGTGCGGGACGTCGAGGCCCTGGCCGCGGTGCACGCCGCCCTGCATCCGGTCGTACGGTCGGTCGCCTCCAGCGGGCGCGTCGTGGTGCTCGGCGCGCCGCTCGACCCCGCCGACCACCACCAGGCCGCGGCCCAGCAGGCCCTGGAGGGCTTCACGCGCTCCCTCGGCAAGGAGATCGGCCGGGGCAGGACGGTGAATCTCGTCCGGCTCACGGACGCCGCCGCCGCGGAGTCCACCCTGCGTTTCCTGCTGTCGCCGAAGTCGGCGTACGTCAGCGGGCAGGTGATCGAGGTCGGCGCCGCCCGGGAGGCATCCGCTGCCGACCGGGAGCCGACCGACGCCGACCAGGACCGCCCCCTGTCCGGCCGCACCGCCCTCGTGACCGGCGCCGCCCGGGGCATCGGTGAGGCGGTCGCCGAGACCCTCGCGCGGGACGGTGCCAGGGTCGTCGTCCTCGACGTGCCGCAGGCCGAGCAGGACGCCCGGCGGGTCGCCGAGCGGCTCGGCGGCACCGCGCTGCTGCTCGACATGACGTTCGCCGACGCGGGCGCCCGGATCGCCGAGGCGCTGCCCGACGGCCTGGACCTGCTGATCCACAACGCGGGCATCACCCGCGACCGGCGTCTGGTGAACATGCCCGCCGAGCGCTGGATCTCCGTGCTGGAAGTGAACCTGGCGTCCGTGCTGCGCACCACGGACGCCCTGCTGAAGGACGGCGCGCTGAAGCGCGGCGGCCGGATCGTCGCCACCGCCTCGATCGCGGGGCTCGCCGGGAACGCCGGCCAGACCAACTACGGGGCGAGCAAGGCGGGCGTCGTCGGCCTGGTCCGCTCCCTCGCGCCACGCGCACTCGACGAGCACGGCGTGACGGTCAACGCGGTCGCGCCCGGCTTCATCGAGACGAAGATGACGGCCGCCGTCCCGCTGTTCATCCGGGAGGCGGGCCGGCGCATGAACTCCCTCGCGCAGGGCGGCCTCCCGGCCGACGTCGCCGAGACCACCGCCTGGCTGGCGCACCCGGCCTCGGGCGCGGTCAACGGCCAGGTCGTCCGCGTCTGCGGCCAGAGTCTGCTGGGGGCGTGA
- a CDS encoding DUF4229 domain-containing protein, which translates to MLRYTLMRLGVFVGCLVVVWGAVYSGIAPRGLGNSNGLWVVLLALLISAPISFVVLRKERDRASVQVAQRVDRMKANLDANRSQEDVADDSARAQGQSS; encoded by the coding sequence ATGCTCCGCTACACGCTGATGCGCCTCGGAGTCTTCGTGGGCTGCCTCGTGGTCGTCTGGGGCGCCGTCTACTCAGGCATCGCCCCGCGCGGTCTCGGCAACAGCAACGGACTGTGGGTCGTGCTGCTCGCCCTGCTGATCTCCGCGCCGATCAGCTTCGTCGTGCTGCGCAAGGAGCGGGACCGGGCGTCGGTCCAGGTCGCGCAGCGCGTCGACCGGATGAAGGCCAACCTGGACGCCAACCGCAGCCAGGAGGACGTCGCCGACGACAGCGCCCGGGCCCAGGGGCAGAGCTCGTAA
- a CDS encoding TetR/AcrR family transcriptional regulator, with protein sequence MGAVKTKRMPRAVREQQMLDAAVQIFGQRGYMAASMDEIAELAGVSKPLVYLYLNSKEDLFTACIRREAGALVEAVRAGVRRDLPADRQLWEGLGAFFTHTGENPDAWSVLHLQARTHGEPFAAEVTAMREEIVAFVTQLILAGAREAHRDPDLPEREVAGLAEALVGAAESLAAWANVTPGVSARQAAATLMNFAWAGLGDLMAGRPWAPPEEQAGPHTG encoded by the coding sequence ATGGGTGCCGTGAAGACGAAGCGGATGCCGCGTGCGGTCCGTGAGCAGCAGATGCTGGACGCCGCCGTGCAGATCTTCGGCCAACGGGGCTACATGGCCGCGTCGATGGACGAGATAGCCGAACTCGCCGGCGTGTCCAAGCCGTTGGTGTACCTGTACCTCAACTCGAAGGAAGACCTCTTCACCGCCTGCATCCGCCGGGAGGCGGGGGCCCTCGTCGAGGCGGTACGGGCCGGGGTCCGCCGTGACCTGCCCGCCGACCGGCAACTGTGGGAGGGCCTCGGCGCCTTCTTCACGCACACCGGGGAGAACCCGGACGCCTGGTCGGTCCTGCACCTCCAGGCCCGTACGCACGGCGAGCCGTTCGCCGCCGAGGTCACCGCGATGCGCGAGGAGATCGTCGCCTTCGTGACGCAGCTGATCCTCGCCGGCGCCCGCGAGGCCCACCGCGACCCGGACCTGCCCGAGCGCGAGGTCGCCGGGCTCGCCGAGGCCCTGGTCGGCGCCGCCGAGTCGCTCGCCGCCTGGGCCAACGTCACCCCGGGCGTCAGCGCCCGCCAGGCCGCGGCCACGCTGATGAACTTCGCCTGGGCCGGGCTCGGCGACCTCATGGCGGGGCGCCCCTGGGCACCCCCGGAGGAGCAGGCGGGCCCTCACACCGGGTAG
- a CDS encoding MaoC family dehydratase produces the protein MADPAAALVLTEPPSLAPLLARGALLSPFKRPGSDAEFPRTRLVLPGLRVDLARLAAYERVCGFPTGEDALPVTYPHVLGFPLAMRLMSGRGFPLPLLGLVHTSITVTRHARMPASGTYELSVHVEGLAPHRRGTKATVVTEVRGGGDVVWESRSTYLARHRTREPAAAPREAEARKPLPEAARWRLAGDVGRRYGAASGDRNPIHLHPLTARLFGFPRAIAHGMWTVARCLAAHGVPDSCHLRAEFRAPVLLPGTVTYAERDGRFELRGGEDRIHVTGDIHPV, from the coding sequence ATGGCCGACCCCGCCGCCGCTCTCGTCCTCACGGAGCCCCCATCCCTCGCGCCGCTCCTCGCCCGCGGCGCCCTGCTGTCCCCCTTCAAACGCCCCGGCTCCGACGCGGAGTTCCCCCGCACCCGGCTCGTCCTGCCCGGCCTGCGCGTCGACCTCGCCCGGCTCGCGGCGTACGAGCGGGTCTGCGGGTTCCCGACCGGGGAGGACGCGCTGCCGGTGACGTATCCGCACGTGCTCGGATTCCCCCTGGCCATGCGGCTGATGAGCGGCCGGGGCTTCCCGCTGCCGCTGCTCGGCCTCGTCCACACGTCGATCACCGTCACCCGGCACGCGCGGATGCCGGCGAGCGGCACCTACGAACTCTCCGTGCACGTCGAGGGACTGGCCCCTCACCGGCGCGGCACGAAGGCCACGGTCGTCACCGAGGTGCGCGGCGGCGGGGACGTCGTGTGGGAGTCCCGGAGCACCTACCTGGCCCGGCACCGCACGCGGGAGCCGGCGGCGGCTCCCCGGGAGGCGGAGGCGCGCAAGCCGCTGCCCGAGGCCGCGCGGTGGCGGCTCGCCGGGGACGTCGGACGTCGCTACGGGGCCGCCTCCGGGGACCGCAACCCGATCCACCTGCACCCGCTCACGGCCCGGCTGTTCGGCTTCCCCCGGGCCATCGCCCACGGCATGTGGACCGTGGCCCGCTGCCTCGCCGCGCACGGCGTCCCGGACTCCTGCCATCTGCGCGCGGAGTTCCGGGCGCCGGTGCTGCTCCCCGGGACGGTGACGTACGCCGAGCGGGACGGCCGGTTCGAGCTGCGCGGCGGGGAGGACCGGATCCATGTGACGGGAGACATCCACCCCGTGTGA
- a CDS encoding acetyl-CoA C-acetyltransferase, which yields MSPQQLSPSVRRVAIVGGARIPFARSDGPYATASNQQMLTAALDGLVERYRLQEPGAVGEFVAGAVLKHSRDFNLARETLLGSKLHPRTPAYDIQQACGTGLQAVIAAANKIALGQTESAVAGGADTASDAPLGVNDSLRRILLEARRAKSPGARLKALARMRPGHLVPDIPRNAEPRTGLSMGEHAAVTARAWGIPREAQDELAATSHQRLAAAYERGFFQDLVVPFRGLARDQNLRPGSTVEKLASLKPVFGLGHPEPTMTAGNSTPLTDGAATVLLASEEWARERDLEPLAYLTAYETAAVDFVGGDVAGGEDGLLMAPAYAVPRMLERAGLGLDDFDLVEIHEAFASQVLATLAAWEKQGLGTVDRARLNVAGSSLATGHPFAATGARIIATLAKLLTERDAPARGLISVCAAGGQGVTAVLERA from the coding sequence ATGAGTCCCCAGCAGCTGTCGCCGTCGGTGCGGCGCGTGGCGATCGTCGGCGGAGCGCGCATCCCCTTCGCCCGCTCCGACGGCCCTTACGCCACCGCCTCCAACCAGCAGATGCTCACCGCCGCCCTGGACGGCCTCGTCGAGCGATACCGGCTCCAGGAGCCGGGCGCGGTCGGCGAGTTCGTCGCCGGTGCCGTCCTCAAGCACAGCCGCGACTTCAACCTCGCCCGCGAGACCCTCCTCGGCTCGAAACTCCACCCGCGCACCCCCGCCTACGACATCCAGCAGGCCTGCGGCACCGGCCTCCAGGCCGTCATCGCCGCCGCCAACAAGATCGCCCTCGGCCAGACCGAATCGGCCGTCGCGGGCGGCGCCGACACCGCCAGCGACGCGCCCCTCGGCGTCAACGACTCCCTGCGCCGCATCCTCCTCGAAGCCCGCCGCGCGAAATCACCGGGTGCCCGCCTCAAGGCCCTGGCGAGGATGCGACCGGGCCACCTCGTCCCCGACATCCCGCGCAATGCCGAGCCGCGCACCGGCCTGTCCATGGGCGAACACGCCGCCGTCACCGCCCGTGCCTGGGGCATCCCCCGCGAGGCGCAGGACGAACTCGCCGCCACCAGTCACCAGCGGCTGGCTGCGGCGTACGAACGCGGCTTCTTCCAGGACCTGGTGGTCCCCTTCCGCGGCCTGGCCCGCGACCAGAACCTGCGCCCCGGCTCGACGGTGGAGAAACTCGCCTCCCTGAAGCCGGTGTTCGGGCTCGGCCACCCCGAACCGACCATGACGGCCGGGAACTCCACCCCGCTGACGGACGGCGCCGCGACCGTCCTGCTGGCGAGCGAGGAGTGGGCCCGCGAACGCGACCTGGAGCCGCTGGCGTACCTCACCGCGTACGAGACGGCGGCCGTCGACTTCGTGGGCGGCGATGTGGCCGGCGGCGAGGACGGACTGCTCATGGCACCCGCCTACGCCGTCCCGCGCATGCTGGAGCGCGCCGGGCTGGGCCTGGACGACTTCGATCTCGTCGAGATCCACGAGGCGTTCGCCTCCCAGGTGCTGGCGACGCTCGCCGCCTGGGAGAAGCAGGGCCTCGGCACCGTGGACCGCGCCCGGCTGAACGTCGCCGGCTCGTCCCTCGCCACCGGCCACCCCTTCGCCGCCACCGGCGCCCGCATCATCGCCACCCTGGCCAAGCTCCTCACCGAACGGGACGCCCCCGCCCGAGGCCTGATCTCCGTCTGCGCGGCGGGAGGACAGGGGGTGACGGCCGTCCTGGAGCGGGCCTGA
- a CDS encoding dicarboxylate/amino acid:cation symporter, translating into MSSHTKSFKVPFWVQILAGLVLGVLLGWLARNQDVSWLVTTLEKVGDTFIGLLKLAVAPLVFFAILVSITNLRKVNNAARLASRTLLWFMITSLIAVSIGLVIGLLTNPGAGTGLTPKDGAKPESTGSWIDFLTGIIPSDVITPFTELNVLQIVFMAAVAGIAALQLGEKAQPILTLSESVLSLLQKALWWVIRLAPIGTIGLIGYAIATYGWDLIGKYATFTADIYIGCLIVLFGVYPTLLATVAKVNPIQFFKGAWPAIQLAFVSRSSVGTMPLTQKVTERLGVPKEYASFAVPFGATTKMDGCAAIYPAIAAIFVAQIFDIQLGVGDYLLIAFVSVVGSAATAGLTGATVMLTLTLSTLGLPMEGVGLLLAIDPILDMIRTATNVAGQALIPVLVSARENLLDRDAYATADGSSLDDPFDAEPRDKTEPVPAAA; encoded by the coding sequence GTGTCCTCACACACGAAGTCCTTCAAGGTGCCCTTCTGGGTCCAGATACTCGCCGGTCTCGTCCTGGGTGTGCTGCTCGGCTGGCTCGCCCGCAACCAGGACGTGTCCTGGCTGGTCACGACCCTGGAGAAGGTCGGCGACACCTTCATCGGGCTGCTGAAGCTCGCCGTCGCCCCCCTCGTCTTCTTCGCGATCCTGGTCTCGATCACCAACCTGCGGAAGGTCAACAACGCGGCCCGCCTGGCCTCGCGCACCCTCCTCTGGTTCATGATCACGTCGCTGATCGCGGTCAGCATCGGCCTGGTCATCGGCCTGCTGACCAACCCCGGCGCCGGCACCGGCCTCACGCCCAAGGACGGCGCGAAGCCCGAGAGCACCGGCTCCTGGATCGACTTCCTGACCGGCATCATCCCGAGCGACGTCATCACGCCGTTCACCGAGCTGAACGTGCTGCAGATCGTCTTCATGGCCGCCGTCGCCGGTATCGCCGCGCTCCAGCTCGGTGAGAAGGCCCAGCCGATCCTCACCCTCAGCGAGTCCGTCCTCAGCCTGCTCCAGAAGGCGCTGTGGTGGGTCATCCGGCTCGCCCCGATCGGCACGATCGGCCTCATCGGCTACGCCATCGCCACCTACGGCTGGGACCTGATCGGCAAGTACGCGACGTTCACCGCCGACATCTACATCGGCTGCCTCATCGTGCTGTTCGGCGTCTACCCGACGCTGCTCGCGACCGTCGCCAAGGTCAACCCCATCCAGTTCTTCAAGGGCGCCTGGCCCGCGATCCAGCTGGCCTTCGTCTCCCGCTCCTCGGTCGGCACCATGCCGCTGACGCAGAAGGTCACCGAGCGGCTCGGCGTGCCGAAGGAGTACGCCTCCTTCGCGGTGCCGTTCGGCGCGACGACCAAGATGGACGGCTGCGCCGCGATCTACCCGGCCATCGCCGCGATCTTCGTCGCCCAGATCTTCGACATCCAACTGGGCGTCGGCGACTACCTGCTGATCGCGTTCGTCTCGGTGGTGGGCTCCGCCGCCACGGCCGGCCTGACCGGCGCGACGGTCATGCTGACCCTGACCCTCTCCACCCTCGGCCTGCCGATGGAGGGCGTGGGCCTGCTCCTCGCGATCGACCCGATCCTGGACATGATCCGCACCGCGACCAACGTCGCCGGGCAGGCGCTGATCCCGGTCCTGGTCTCCGCCCGGGAGAACCTGCTCGACCGTGACGCGTACGCCACGGCCGACGGCTCCTCCCTGGACGACCCCTTCGACGCGGAGCCCCGCGACAAGACCGAGCCGGTCCCCGCGGCCGCCTGA
- a CDS encoding AMP-dependent synthetase/ligase → MSTAYPSSAYGDAYGGPVLVEPEVRRLDGAVREASVPALAPPWTHGSLADLPFDNASANPGAVALSRKDADGRWGDVTAAQFADQVRAVAKGLIAEGLMPGDRVAVMARTIYEWTVLDFAAWSAGLVTVPVYPTSSVFQARWILQDSGAVALVTETAAQAAALGPERERLPDLTHMWVVEKGHVDRLAEAGAHLPDQEVEVRRGMLGPDTLATLVYTSGTTGRPKGCALTHGNFFAEVDNAIELLYPVFRAKTSEEASVLLFLPMSHVFGRMVAIACVRARVRLGHAPSIKAEHLLPDLAGFRPTCLLAIPYMLEKVFNSARAKAESGGRVSSFDRAVAVAQRYGEALEAQQTGTGPGPTRALRTARAFYDPLVYRRIRNAMGGRVRYAICGGSPLGRRLAAFYAGAGIEIFEGYGLTETTGASTVTPPLKPRLGTVGWPLPGTRVRIAADGEILVGGDHVLRGYWDPQAGGVVPAAPDGWLATGDLGELDDEGYLTITGRKKELLITAGGKSVAPAPLENWLRSHPLISQCLVLGDGRPFVSALITLDEAGVTHWRQMNGKHPVPPTLLVEDEELRAVLQRAVDEANKMVSRPESIRRFAILPEDFTEEAGHLTPSMKLRREAVLRAFATEVEGLYTR, encoded by the coding sequence GTGTCCACTGCGTATCCCTCCTCCGCCTACGGCGACGCGTACGGAGGGCCGGTGCTGGTCGAGCCCGAGGTACGGCGGCTGGACGGGGCGGTACGGGAGGCCTCCGTACCGGCGCTGGCCCCGCCGTGGACCCACGGGTCGCTCGCCGACCTGCCCTTCGACAACGCGAGCGCGAACCCGGGCGCCGTGGCCCTCAGCCGCAAGGACGCCGACGGCCGCTGGGGCGACGTCACGGCGGCGCAATTCGCCGACCAGGTGCGGGCCGTGGCCAAGGGCCTGATCGCCGAGGGCCTGATGCCGGGCGACCGGGTCGCCGTGATGGCCCGCACCATCTACGAGTGGACCGTCCTGGACTTCGCCGCCTGGTCGGCCGGACTGGTCACCGTCCCCGTCTACCCCACCTCCTCCGTCTTCCAGGCCCGCTGGATCCTCCAGGACTCCGGCGCCGTCGCCCTGGTCACCGAGACCGCCGCACAGGCCGCCGCCCTCGGCCCGGAGCGGGAGCGGCTGCCCGACCTCACACACATGTGGGTCGTGGAGAAGGGGCACGTGGACCGGCTCGCGGAGGCCGGGGCGCATCTGCCCGACCAGGAGGTCGAGGTGCGGCGCGGCATGCTCGGCCCCGACACCCTCGCCACCCTCGTCTACACCTCGGGCACCACGGGCCGCCCCAAGGGCTGCGCCCTCACCCACGGCAACTTCTTCGCCGAGGTCGACAACGCCATCGAGCTGCTCTACCCCGTCTTCCGGGCGAAGACCAGCGAAGAGGCCTCGGTCCTGCTGTTCCTGCCGATGTCCCACGTCTTCGGCCGCATGGTGGCGATCGCCTGCGTCCGGGCCCGCGTACGGCTGGGCCACGCGCCCAGCATCAAGGCCGAGCACCTGCTGCCCGACCTCGCCGGCTTCCGGCCGACCTGTCTGCTGGCCATCCCGTACATGCTGGAGAAGGTCTTCAACTCCGCCCGCGCCAAGGCCGAGTCGGGCGGCCGGGTCTCCTCCTTCGACCGCGCGGTGGCCGTCGCACAGCGCTACGGAGAGGCCCTGGAGGCCCAGCAGACGGGCACCGGACCCGGCCCCACCCGCGCCCTGAGGACCGCCCGCGCCTTCTACGACCCCCTGGTCTACCGCCGCATCCGCAACGCCATGGGCGGCAGGGTCCGCTACGCCATCTGCGGCGGCTCCCCCCTCGGCCGCCGCCTCGCCGCGTTCTACGCCGGTGCCGGCATCGAGATCTTCGAGGGCTACGGCCTCACGGAGACCACCGGCGCGAGCACCGTCACCCCGCCCCTCAAACCCCGCCTGGGCACCGTCGGCTGGCCGCTGCCCGGCACCCGCGTCCGCATCGCCGCCGACGGCGAGATCCTGGTCGGCGGCGACCACGTGCTGCGCGGCTACTGGGACCCGCAGGCCGGGGGCGTTGTCCCCGCCGCCCCCGACGGCTGGCTCGCCACCGGCGACCTCGGCGAACTCGACGACGAGGGCTATCTGACGATCACCGGCCGCAAGAAGGAACTGCTCATCACCGCGGGCGGCAAGTCCGTCGCCCCGGCCCCGCTGGAGAACTGGCTGCGCTCGCACCCGCTGATCTCCCAGTGCCTCGTCCTGGGCGACGGCCGCCCCTTCGTCTCGGCGCTGATCACCCTCGACGAGGCCGGCGTCACCCACTGGCGCCAGATGAACGGCAAGCATCCCGTACCGCCCACGCTCCTCGTCGAGGACGAGGAACTGCGCGCCGTCCTGCAACGCGCGGTCGACGAGGCCAACAAGATGGTCTCCCGCCCGGAGTCCATCCGCCGCTTCGCCATCCTGCCCGAGGACTTCACGGAGGAGGCGGGCCATCTGACCCCGTCGATGAAGCTCCGCCGGGAGGCCGTGCTGCGTGCGTTCGCCACGGAAGTCGAAGGTCTGTACACCCGGTGA